The sequence below is a genomic window from Rhodococcus sp. 4CII.
ATTCGCCGCGCCTCGAGCGCGGATCTGGCAGATCTATGCCGATCCTCGTCAGCTCGAGAAGATCTGGGGTCCACCGACCTACCCGGCGACAGTGGTCGACCATGAATTCACCCCCGGCGGTCGGGTCACCTACTACATGACCGGACCGGAAGGCGACAAGCATGCGGGCTACTGGAACATCATCTCCATCGATGAGCCTGCCGGCTTCACCTTCACCGACGGATTCGCCGATGCGGATTTCACCCCGATCGAATCGATGCCCGTGTCCGCCAACGAGTTCTCCTTCCAGGACAAAGATGGCAGCACCATCGCCACTTATGTCAGCACCTATGCGACCGCCGAAGGTCTCCAGCAGGTGCTCGACATGGGCGTGGTGGAGGGTGCGTCGCAGGCGATCGGCCAGATCGACGATCTCATCAAGG
It includes:
- a CDS encoding SRPBCC domain-containing protein; this translates as MPVTNVSHDADALTLTITAEFAAPRARIWQIYADPRQLEKIWGPPTYPATVVDHEFTPGGRVTYYMTGPEGDKHAGYWNIISIDEPAGFTFTDGFADADFTPIESMPVSANEFSFQDKDGSTIATYVSTYATAEGLQQVLDMGVVEGASQAIGQIDDLIKG